In the genome of Deinococcus reticulitermitis, the window GTGCGCGAGCGGGTCTGCGAGAGCGCCACCTGAAGCTGCGCGAGGGTCGACCCCTCCGGCGGGCGGTAGGGGTGGTACTCGTCGCGCACGAACTCGCGCTGTCCGAGGGCGACTTGCAGCCGGTTCTGTCCCCAGCGCTCGATCCCGATGATGTGGGCGAGCAGGTCGCGGTTTTCCGGTGTGTCGGCGGCCCGCTCGGCGCGCTGGGCGAGGAAGTTCCCGCTGCGCTCGAGGCCCTGGCTCAGATCGGTGAAGCTCGACCGCCCGGCGGGTTTTTCGAGCACGTTGGCGACAACGAACTCCTTGATGTCCCCTTTGCGCTTGCGGGCCAGCAGCGCCGCGCCCGCTGCCGCACCGACTGTCGCCACCGTCACGAGGACGGGGACGAGGCTCTTGTTCTTCTGGGTCATGCCTTCAGTCTAGGGCGCGCCCCCCGGCGCTGTCCGTAAGCCAAGGCTTAGGGTTGGCGGCGCGGGGCGCAGGCTTCGCAAGGGGCAAAGGCCAACTTCAGCCTTCCCCGGCGACGAGTTCCGCTTCCCCCCTGGCCGGCGCCTGTTCACCGGGGCGACGGGTCTGGTCTGGGGTGGGATCGGGAAAGGCAGGGTTGGCTTTGCGGGCCGGCTCGCGCGTGTGGGTCTCGGCGTTCACGCCGTATTCACTCTGTTCAGGCCGGACCTTGAAACGGGTCACCTTGGCGGGGAGGCCCATGGCGACGCCGTGCGGGGGAATGTCGCCGCGCAGCAGGGCGTGGGTGGCGAGCATCGCGTCGTCACTCACCACGCTGCCGGCAAGAATGGTCGAATGGTAGGTGAGCCGGGCGCCGCGTCCGATCACCGTCTTGCGAAGCGTCACGTCGGCGCCGTCAATCACCGAGTGGGTATGGCTGTAGATGTTGACGTAGTCGCTCACCGACGCGCCGTCGTGAAGCTCGATGCCGCCGATGTCGTCGAGCAGCACGTAGCGGTGAACCACCACATCGTCGCCCACTTCCATGTTGTAGCCGACCGAGAACTCCACGTTCTGCCAGCATTTGAAGTTGCGCCCCACCCGCCTAAAGATGTGGCCCGCCAGCACGCGCCGCAGCGGAATGCCGGTCACCGGATTCTGCCCAAAAGGCGTCAGGTCGAGGTTTTTCCACAGCCACAGCAGCGGCTTGACGCGGGCGAACTTCCCCTGATCGGTCGCCATGTAGTATTCGGCCTCAAAAGTCACGTTGCGCGGGTCGAGGTTAAGCGCCGCTATGGGCATCTGCGCGAGCAGATCGGTGTAGGTGCGGCCGTACATCACCTGCGCCAGGATCTCGCGGCACAGCTCCGAGCGGTCGGTGGCGGGGTCAGCGAGCCGCGCCTCCAGATCAGCCAGAAACTGATCGAAGAACTGCTGCGCGTCGCTGCTGATCGAGATGGGCACGAGCCAAGTCACTCCCTTACTTTAACTCTTAAAGCATTGCGGAAAGGAAGCTTGTTGAGGCAGGCGCCCCGGTGAAGCGGCAGGTGGAGGAAGGATGAAGGCAGTTCGCCCCCGCCTGCTACGCTAGCCCGCATGAGTATTCACCTCAACGCCGAGCCGGGCCAGATCGCGGAAACCGTCCTCCTGCCGGGGGATCCCCTGCGTGCCCGGCACATCGCCGAAACCTTTTTCGAGAACCCGGTGCAGCACAACTCGGTGCGCGGCATGCTGGGCTTTACCGGCACCTACAAGGGCGTGCGGGTCAGTGTTCAGGGCACCGGCATGGGCATTCCCAGCGCGATGATCTACAGCGAGGAGCTGATCACCCAGTACGGCTGCAAGAACCTGATCCGGGTCGGCACCTGCGGCAGCTATCAGCCGCACGTTCATGT includes:
- a CDS encoding DinB family protein is translated as MTQKNKSLVPVLVTVATVGAAAGAALLARKRKGDIKEFVVANVLEKPAGRSSFTDLSQGLERSGNFLAQRAERAADTPENRDLLAHIIGIERWGQNRLQVALGQREFVRDEYHPYRPPEGSTLAQLQVALSQTRSRTVDLARQLHARPPHDDFVVEHNGLGPLTAKGWLRYLTQHADLESRKLKSAKGAPVHEEEMQTAGQ
- a CDS encoding acyltransferase, with the translated sequence MTWLVPISISSDAQQFFDQFLADLEARLADPATDRSELCREILAQVMYGRTYTDLLAQMPIAALNLDPRNVTFEAEYYMATDQGKFARVKPLLWLWKNLDLTPFGQNPVTGIPLRRVLAGHIFRRVGRNFKCWQNVEFSVGYNMEVGDDVVVHRYVLLDDIGGIELHDGASVSDYVNIYSHTHSVIDGADVTLRKTVIGRGARLTYHSTILAGSVVSDDAMLATHALLRGDIPPHGVAMGLPAKVTRFKVRPEQSEYGVNAETHTREPARKANPAFPDPTPDQTRRPGEQAPARGEAELVAGEG